The genomic window CGGCCACGCGAGTTGCGTGACTTCACCCCAAGCCGTTCCCGTCCTCGTCGGGCGGGTACGGCACTTACCTGGGTCCCCCGCTCCTGCCTACGGCGCTTGCGCGTCGACTGTTCCCGCCGGCCGCCGGCAGGATTCGGCGTGCGGTCGTCGGGGCCCGCGTTGGCGAGCGGTTCAGACCGTAAACGCACTCCTCCCCGATGTTCAAAGCCGAACATCGGGGAGAAATCACCCCTATTTGACGGGGAGAGTTGTCCGTTTTCGCAGGTGAGAGGCGTGATGACCGGAGTTGACCGATGAGACACGCCAGTTGATCGGAAGAGACTCATGTCTCACTTGCGCAGAACCGGACATAAGCCAGCGAATCGCCTCGCGGCTACTCCGTCAACTGCCCCTGCCCCAGGCCGAGGTCGAGGCTCTGACCGGGAAGGATGAGATCGGGGTCGGAGCCGACGGTCTCCTCGTTCGCCTCGTACAGCGCGGGCCAGCCCCCCGGCACCTCGTTCGCGTCCGCGATGGCCCAGAGGTTGTCGCCGGGGCGGACCGTGTACTCATCTTCCGCGGTGGCGTCGTCCCGTGCCGATCCGTCACCCCGCGAGGCATGACGACCGGAATCACGACCATTGCCCGAATTGCCCGTATCAGCCGACTCGCCCGCTTTGCCGGCCTCGTCGGTGGCGGCACCGCGATGCTTGCCGGAACCGCCGGCCTCCGCATCGCCGGTCGCGCCGGAGTCGGAGCCGGGGGCGGTGGACCCTGACCCCGAGGGAGCCGCCGCCGGGTCCGAGGACTGCGCCGGGGCCGGCGAACCGGAGGACGAAGGAGGCGACGAGGCGTCGGCCCCGTCACCGAAGGTCGGCGGGTCCACCTGCCCGGCCTCGCCGTCCTGCGCATCGGCCGTGGCGCTCGGGGCGGCGCCGGTGTCGGCCTTGGCCTTGCCCTTGGCCTCGTCGACCACGAGCCCGGTCAGCAGGGCGCAGCTCGGCCACGCCGTCGGCCCCTGGGCGGCGAGCACCTTCTCGGCGACCGCGATCTGCTGCGAGCGGCTGGCGAGGTCGGCGCGCGGCGCGTACGCCGTACCGCCGAACTCCTCCCAGGTGTCCTGCGAGAACTGCAGCCCCCCGTAGTAGCCGTTGCCGAGGTCGGCGCTCCACATGCCGCCGCTCTCGCAGTCCGCGACCCGTTCCCAGGTGGCGGTGTCGGCGGCGGAGGCGGAGCCCGCGCCGAGCAGCGGGATGGCGATGGCCGATCCAGTCACCCCTGCCGCGACAACGAGTGCGGGGGCCTGACGGGGGCGGCGGTGCCGACCGTTCCCGGAGCGCATGCGGTTGGCCTTTCGTGTGACTGCTGACGACTGCTGGCGACTGCTGAGTCGTCGGTGAACGTAGCCGCAGTCGAACGTCTGTCACAAGCCGATGCAGCGCAGATCACGTAAAAGTCACAGCCTTGACGGGGCGTCAGATGGTTTCGGGGGTGCTGTTCTTGATTCCCTGGGGGACGTCCCCAGACCCCCAGGCAACGGGCAGAGTGCGCAATCCGCGCATGATAAGTCCCCCACGCCACCGCAAATCGGAAGGATCCACCGCAAGCCGCAAGTCGGGCAGCCGGGTCAGCAGAGTCGCGAGCGCGGTCTGCCCCTCCAGACGCGCGAGCGGTGCGCCCAGGCAGTAGTGGATGCCGTGCCCGTAGCCGAGGTGCTGGTTGTCACTGCGGGCGAGGTCGAGCGCGTCGGGGTCGGGGAACCGCTCCGGGTCGCGGTCGGCGGCCGCGAGGACGACGAGGACCGGATCGCCCACGGCGATGTCCTGCCCGCCGAGGGCGAGCGGCTCGGTCGCGAACCGCCAGGTGGCGAGTTCGACGGGTCCGTCGTAGCGGAGGAGCTCCTCGACACCGGTCTCCAGGAGCGCGCTGTCGCCGGCGGCGAGGGACGTCTGGAGGCGGGCGCGCTGCTCCGGGTTCCGCAGCAGCGCGTACACCCCGTTGCCAATGAGGTTGACGGTGGTCTCGAAACCGGCGAAGAGCAGGATGAAGGCCATCGCGGCGGCCTCGTTCTCGGTGAGGTGCTCACCGTGGTCGCTGGCCCGGATCAGCCCGGAGATCAGGTCGTCCCCCGGCTCCTCGCGCTTGCGGTGGATCAGCTCGGCGAGGTAGCCGCGCATCCTCTTCACCGAGCGCGCCACCCCGCCCCGCGGACCGCCGCCGTGACGGATCATCATCCCCGCCCAGTCCCGGAAGTCGTCCTGGTCCTCGGTGGGAACGCCGAGCAGGTCGCAGATCGCGTAGATGGGGAGCGGGAAGGCGAAGTCATGGATGAGGTCGGCGGTTCCGTCCGCCGCGAAGTTCTCGATGAGCCGGTCCGTCAACTCCTGCACCCGCGGGGCGAACTCGGCGACACGGCGCGGGGTGAACGCCTTGGAGACGAGGCGGCGCAGCCGGGTGTGGTCGGGCGGATCGATGTTCAGCAGATGCGTCATCAGCTCCGCCTTGCGCTCGCCCGGGATCCCCGTCTTCCCCTTGGCGTGCGCCGGCTCGTCGTGGTGCGCCGGGTTCTTGCTGAGCCGCGGGTCCGCGAGCGCCTGCCGGGCGTCCCCGTACCGGGTCACCAGCCACGCCTCGACCCCGCTGGGCAGCCGAGTCCGGTGCACGGGCGCGTGCTCGCGCAGCCAGGCGTAGGCGGGGTAGGGGTCGGTCGCGAACTCCCAGGTGAAGAGGGGAGGGGGTTCGGGGATGCGGGACGGCTGGTCGTGCATGGCACGACGGTAACGCGCCGCGGCTGGATCACTCGTTCGGCGGATGCCTCGGTATTCCCCCTGGGTACGCTGACGGTACGCGCCAGACTCCGTCGCATGGGAGCGCTGATGAGTGCCGCAGCCGAAGACCAGCGGAACGAGCAGGACGACACGGAAGAGCGGTACGCCTTTCCGATGCCGCCGGCCGGTGGGTGGACAGCGGACGACCTCGACCGGATCAAGGGTCTCCCGCCGCACACCGAGCTGATCGACGGGGGACTGTTCTTCGTGAGCCCGCAGACCTTCTTCCGCATGGCCGCACTGCGCCTGCTGGAGAACGCCCTGGTGCAGCAGGCGCCGGAGCACCTTTACGTCATCCGCGAGATGACCACGAAACTCGGCAAGCGCGACCGGCCGGAGCCCGACCTCATGGTGGTGCGGGAGAGTGCCCTGGGCGGGCCCGAGCAGACCTGGTATGCACCGGCTGACATCCTGCTCGCCGTCGAGATCGTCTCCGACGAGTCCGTGGAGCGCGACCGCGAGCTGAAGCCCCGAAAGTACGCCGCCGCCGGGATCCGGCACTTCTGGCGGGTCGAGAAGAACGACGGGTTGCCCGTCGTGTACGTGTACGAACTCGACCCGGCGACGAACTCCTACGCCGTCACCGGCATCCACCACAACAGGCTCAAGGTCGACGTCCCGTTCCCCGTCGAGATCGACCTCACCGCCGTGGACAGGCGGCGGGACGGGCAGGACTGACGGGCCCCGGTCGTCAGGCCCCGTTCTCCATGGCCAGGATCGCGTCCCGGTAGGCGCGGGCGGCGGCGCGCAGGGCGGCCTCAGGATCCTGGCCGTGGGCCTCGGCCCGTACGGCCATGGCCAGCAGCTCGTACCCGACGGCGTGCTCGCCGTCACCGGACGGCAGTGGGACGTCCAGCCCGGCCGTGCGCACGCGGGAGGCGAGCTTGGCGGCCAGGGCGAGGCCGGGCTGCCCCAGCGGGATGCCGTCGGTGACCGAGTCGCGCTGCTTCTCGATCGCCTTCGTGCGCAGCCAGTGGGCCTTGACGTCCTCGGGCGTCTCGGCGTGCTCGTCGCCGAAGACGTGCGGGTGGCGGTGGATGAGCTTGTCGACGATCGTCCCGGCCACGTCGTCGATGGAGAACGGCTCGTCCCCCTCCTCCTCGCTCGCCTCCTGCGCGATGCGGGCGTGGAAGACCACCTGGAGGAGCACGTCCCCGAGCTCCTCGCGCAGCTCGTCGCGGTCGCCGTCCTCGATGGCCTCGACGAGTTCGTACGCCTCCTCGATGCCGTACTTGGCGAGACCCTTGTGGGTCTGCTGCGAGGACCAGGGGCACTCACGGCGGATCCGGTCCATGACCTGCACCAGGTCGAGGAGCCGGGCTCCCGGGAGGTCGTACGAGCCGGGCAGCAGCTCCAGGTCGGGCATCTGCACCCGCCCCGAGCCGGCCATGCGCGCCAGTCCGTCGGTGAGGCCCCGGTCGCCCTCGCCGGCCGCGAGGACCACGACCGTCCGGCCTCCGGCGCAGGCGTCGACGAGCTCCTGCGCGGTCGGCGCGGCGATCTCCACGCCGACGCCCGCCTCCCGCAGATAAGGGAGCTGGACGTGACCTCCGTCGGCGCACAGCACGCGGTCGGCGCCGTGCAGCGTCTGCCACGCGGGCCAGGACAGCAGCCCGGGCGCGACGCGGTGGCTGGCGGTGACCAGGACGATACGGCCGGGCCCGACGGGGACTTCGACGGCTTCAGCGTTCACGCCTCGACCTTACGTCGGGGGGCCGGGCGGTCAGCCTCCGGCCTGGATGGCCTCGGGCTCCTTGGTGACCTGGGTGATCCAGGGGGCCTTGTAGTCGCCGAGCTGGATCTTCGTGTCGTCCCAGCTGCCGTACCGCGGGTTCACGTCGATGTCGAGCGCCTTCGAGGCGGCGGAGAGCGCGGCGCCGACCTTCTGCTGGCCCTGCGGGGTGGTGAGATCGGCGCCCAGCGCCTGGGCCAGCTTGGTCAGCAGGACCTCCTCGCGCACGGCCACGTCGATCTGCCCCGGCGCGACCCCGCGCTGCTGGAGCAGCATCGCGGCGAGCTGCTCCTCACTGCCGGACTGCTGCGCCGCGGCCGCCCGCGCGTCCTGGACCTCCTTGCGGGAGACGGTCACGCCGGCGTCCTGCGCGGCCTGCTCCAGCACCCGGTCGAGGATCATCCCGTGCAGCTTCGCCCGGCTCAGCTGCCCCGTGTTCTGGATCAGCTGCGCGGACTGGGGCGATGCCTCCTGCGCCGCCCGGACGTCCTTCACCTCGGACTGGAGCGCGGCCACCTCGATCCGGTCGCCGCCGACGACGGCCGCGGCGCCCGGATGGGCCTCGTTGCCACAGGCGGCGAGCAGGGGCGCCGCGGCGACGAGCGCGGCGGAGACGGCGAGCGCGGTGCGACGGCGGCGGTGCAAAGGGGCCTCCCGGCGTGCGGTGGTGATTGTGACGCGGTGCGATTGTGACGCGGTGCACAAAGACCTTGCGGTGATCGATGGTAGGCAGTCGGCGTGATCCAGGCCACTACTTCCGTACCACTGATTCGGCCAACGATCCGGGAGGCCGCCGGGTGCGGGAGCGACGGCGCCACACGACGCTCACCTCCCGTTCACCCGGCACCCGTGTCCAGGACAGAGACCCGCCCCCTGCCCGACCATAGGGTCGACCGGTGACCACGCTCTCCGTCATCGTCCCCTGCTACAACATCTCGGGCTACATCGCCGACACCGTCACAGGACTGGTGAACAACGCCCGGGACGACTTCGAGTTCATCTTTGTCGAGGACTGCTCGAAGGACGACACACCCGAGGCCCTGGCCGCCCTCGCCCCCGGACTCCCGAACAGCTCCGTCGTCAGACACGAGCAGAACAAGGGCCTCGCATCGGCGCGCAACACCGGGCTCGACCGGGCGACCGGGCGGTTCATCACCTTCCTCGACGGCGACGACTGGCTGGGGCCCGGGCATCTGACCGGGCTCGTCGACGCGATCGAGCGACTCGGCGTGGACTTCGTCCGAACCGACCATGTACAGGTCACCGGCGTGGACCGGATGCTGGAGCGGGCGCCGGAGGGCCGGCGCAACGAGGTGCTCGACCCGCGGTCGTCGATCCTGCCGATCGGCGAGACCTCCATGGTCGACTACCCGTACGCCTGGGCCGGGATCTACGACGCCCGGTTGCTGGAGCGGGGCATGCTGCGCTTCACCGACGGGCTGCGCACCGCCGAGGACCGGCCGTGGATCTGGCAGCTGCACCGGCTGGCCGAGTCGTACGCCGTCGTGTCACTGCACGGCATCTTCTACCGCCGGGGAGTGGCCACCTCCCTCACCCAGATCGGCGATGCGCGGCAGCTGGACTTCATCCGCGCCTTCGAGCAGGTGCTCAGCGAGGTCCGGGAGGACCCCGAGGCGGCGCGGCTGCTCCCCAAGGCCATCCGCAGCTACTCCGTCGTGATCGCCCACCAGCTCATGGAGCGGGGCCGGTTCGAGCGCCCCCTCGCCCGCAAGCTCGATGAAATGACCCGTAACGCCCTGCGACGCATCTCCGCCGACGAGCTCGACAAGGCCCTTGTCGGCCTGGACGACGAGCGGCGCTCGATCCTCCGGAAGGCCGCCGCGTGACCACCCAGATCTTCTGCGCCGCCACCCAGTACGCCGCGGCGACCATCACCGCCGCCATCCGCGCCGGGCTCTTCGGTCCGCGCGAGGAGCACCGCCGGATACTGGTGGTCAGCGACACCTCGCCGGCGCCCGAGCTCGGCACCCCGCTGGACCGGATGGCCGGCTTCGAGGCGCTGCGCCCGGAGTTCGACGCCGTCCGCTCGTGGAACGAGGCGATCCGCCCGCACCACCCCGTCGGCTGGTCCCCGCGCGCCCAGGACAACCCGCTCTGGGAGAAGGCCCTGCGGCTCGCCTGGGACCTGGGCGACGACCGGGTCGAGATCGCCTGCGAGTCCATCCAGGCCAATCCGTCCCGGGCGATCGCCGCGATCTTCGCGGACAGCCCGATCCATGTGTACGCCGACGGGCTGATGAGCTACGGCCCGACCCGCAACCGCATCCCGCTGCCCATGAGCAGCAGGATCAAGCGGCTGATCCACCTCGAGCTGGTGCCGGGGCTCCGCCCGATGCTGCTCTCCGAGTACGGCGTCGAGCCGGTCGCCGTCCCCGACCCGGAGTTCCTCTCCGTGCTGCGCGGGATCAGCGCCGGTGTCACGGTCGGCGAGGAGCCCGGAACCGCGCTCGTCCTCGGCCAGTACCTCTCCGCGCTGGACCTGATCAGCCGCGAGGAGGAGGAGGACCTGCATCTGCGCATGGTGCGCGGGGCCGCGGCGCTCGGTCACCGGACCGTCGCCTTCAAGCCGCACCCGAGCGCCCCGGGCGACTCGACCCGTGCGCTGGAGAAGGCCGCGGACGAGCTCGGCATCACGCTGAAGGTGCTGCGCGAGCCGGTCCTCGCCGAGACGCTCTACCAGCAGGCCAGGCCCGAGCTCGTCGTGGCGTGCTTCTCGACGGCGCTGCTCACGGCGGCGACGTTCTACGGCATCCCGGCCGCGCGGGTCGGCACGGAGCTGCTGCTGGAGCGGATCGCGCCGTACCAGAACAGCAACCGTGTGCCGCTGACCGTCGTGGACGCGCTCGTGCCCGACCTGGAGCACGACGAGCGGGCGGGCAAGGTCCTGGACTTCGGCAAGGACATCGGCCCGCTGGTGCGGGCGGTCGGGTACTGCATGCAGTCCACGTTCTACCCCGAGCTGCGCGACGAGGCGCAGGAGCTGCTCGACGGGCTGCCGCCCGCCGAGCTGCCCCGGTACTTCAAGCGGCGCCGGCTCGGCAGCCTCGGGCTGCCTGGCGGGACGCGGCCAAGGCGTGGCGCGACGGTGCGGAAGGTCGTACGGCGGCTGCGCTGAGCCGCGCCGCCCCGGTCCCCGCGCCCGTCCGCCGCTGTGCCGGCGGGCGGGCGCTCCGGTCCCAGCAGGATCGTGCGGGAGACGACGAACGTGATCGGGACGGCCGCGGACGCCGCGGCCAGCGGCGCCCAGCGGTCGCTGAAGCCGCCCACGTCGACCAGCAGCCAGACACCGCCGGTGGTGATGGTGAAGTTGGCGGCGTTGGTGAGCGGGAAGAGCAGGAACTTCCGCCAGGTGGGGCGGGTGCGGTAGGTGAAGTACGAGGTCAGGAAGAACGACCCCGTCATGCTGAGCACGCACGCGGCGACATGCGCGGCGATGTACGGCAGCCAGGTCAGCAGCGACAGGTAGCAGCCGTAGTACGTACCGGTGTTGACGGCGCCGACCAGCGCGAAGCGGACCAGCTGCCAGCGGACCGTCATCGCCGCAGCAGCTCCCCCGGATCCTCCTCGGTGCGGTGCCAGCCCCGCCGCCGCGGCACGCTCGCGTTGGTCGCCGCCACCAGATAGTGCGGGCGGCGCTTGACCTCGTAGTAGATGCGGCCGACGTATTCGCCGACCACTCCGAGCATCACCATCTGAATTCCGGCGAGGGCGACCACCGTCACCAGAAGCGTGGCATAACCGGGGGTCTTCACGCCGTTGACGAGCGTCGCCCCCACGATCCAGGCCGCATACGCCATGGCGACCGAGAGCAGCACCAGACCGAGATAGACCGCGGCACGCAGTGGCTTGTTGTTGAACGAGAGCAGCCCATCGAGTCCGTAATTGAGCAGCTTGCCGAAGCTCCACTTGGAACGGCCCTGCTCACGCACCGCGTTCTCGTACTCGAAGGTCGTGGTGCGGAATCCCACCCAGGCGAACAGGCCCTTGGAGAACCGGTTGTACTCGCTCAGCCCGGTGACGGCGTCCACGGTGCGGCGCGACAGCAGCCGGAAGTCACCGACCCCGTCGACGAGTTCGACGTCCACGAGCCGGTTGATGAGCCAGTAGTAGGCGCGTGCCGTGACGGTGCGGGTGACGCGGTCGCCCTTGCGCGTGCGACGGGCGACGACCTGGTCGAACCCCTCCCGGTGGAGGCGGAGCATGCGGTCCACCAGCTCGGGCGGGTGCTGGAGGTCGGCGTCCATGATGACCACCACGTCGCCGCCGGCGTGCTGGAGACCGGCCAGCATGGCGGCCTCCTTGCCGAAGTTCCGGCTGAACGAGACGTAGCGGGCGCGGGAGTCGTCGGCGGCGATCTTTTCGAGGAGAGGGAGCGTGCGGTCACGGCTTCCGTCGTCCACATAAACGAGTTCGAAATCCTGCCCGA from Streptomyces sp. FIT100 includes these protein-coding regions:
- a CDS encoding glycosyltransferase family 2 protein codes for the protein MTTLSVIVPCYNISGYIADTVTGLVNNARDDFEFIFVEDCSKDDTPEALAALAPGLPNSSVVRHEQNKGLASARNTGLDRATGRFITFLDGDDWLGPGHLTGLVDAIERLGVDFVRTDHVQVTGVDRMLERAPEGRRNEVLDPRSSILPIGETSMVDYPYAWAGIYDARLLERGMLRFTDGLRTAEDRPWIWQLHRLAESYAVVSLHGIFYRRGVATSLTQIGDARQLDFIRAFEQVLSEVREDPEAARLLPKAIRSYSVVIAHQLMERGRFERPLARKLDEMTRNALRRISADELDKALVGLDDERRSILRKAAA
- a CDS encoding transglycosylase family protein, whose protein sequence is MRSGNGRHRRPRQAPALVVAAGVTGSAIAIPLLGAGSASAADTATWERVADCESGGMWSADLGNGYYGGLQFSQDTWEEFGGTAYAPRADLASRSQQIAVAEKVLAAQGPTAWPSCALLTGLVVDEAKGKAKADTGAAPSATADAQDGEAGQVDPPTFGDGADASSPPSSSGSPAPAQSSDPAAAPSGSGSTAPGSDSGATGDAEAGGSGKHRGAATDEAGKAGESADTGNSGNGRDSGRHASRGDGSARDDATAEDEYTVRPGDNLWAIADANEVPGGWPALYEANEETVGSDPDLILPGQSLDLGLGQGQLTE
- a CDS encoding SurA N-terminal domain-containing protein, encoding MHRRRRTALAVSAALVAAAPLLAACGNEAHPGAAAVVGGDRIEVAALQSEVKDVRAAQEASPQSAQLIQNTGQLSRAKLHGMILDRVLEQAAQDAGVTVSRKEVQDARAAAAQQSGSEEQLAAMLLQQRGVAPGQIDVAVREEVLLTKLAQALGADLTTPQGQQKVGAALSAASKALDIDVNPRYGSWDDTKIQLGDYKAPWITQVTKEPEAIQAGG
- a CDS encoding glycosyltransferase family 2 protein, which translates into the protein MLISIVVPCFNEEEIIGRFHERVTKELSFIGQDFELVYVDDGSRDRTLPLLEKIAADDSRARYVSFSRNFGKEAAMLAGLQHAGGDVVVIMDADLQHPPELVDRMLRLHREGFDQVVARRTRKGDRVTRTVTARAYYWLINRLVDVELVDGVGDFRLLSRRTVDAVTGLSEYNRFSKGLFAWVGFRTTTFEYENAVREQGRSKWSFGKLLNYGLDGLLSFNNKPLRAAVYLGLVLLSVAMAYAAWIVGATLVNGVKTPGYATLLVTVVALAGIQMVMLGVVGEYVGRIYYEVKRRPHYLVAATNASVPRRRGWHRTEEDPGELLRR
- a CDS encoding Uma2 family endonuclease; this translates as MSAAAEDQRNEQDDTEERYAFPMPPAGGWTADDLDRIKGLPPHTELIDGGLFFVSPQTFFRMAALRLLENALVQQAPEHLYVIREMTTKLGKRDRPEPDLMVVRESALGGPEQTWYAPADILLAVEIVSDESVERDRELKPRKYAAAGIRHFWRVEKNDGLPVVYVYELDPATNSYAVTGIHHNRLKVDVPFPVEIDLTAVDRRRDGQD
- a CDS encoding cytochrome P450; translation: MHDQPSRIPEPPPLFTWEFATDPYPAYAWLREHAPVHRTRLPSGVEAWLVTRYGDARQALADPRLSKNPAHHDEPAHAKGKTGIPGERKAELMTHLLNIDPPDHTRLRRLVSKAFTPRRVAEFAPRVQELTDRLIENFAADGTADLIHDFAFPLPIYAICDLLGVPTEDQDDFRDWAGMMIRHGGGPRGGVARSVKRMRGYLAELIHRKREEPGDDLISGLIRASDHGEHLTENEAAAMAFILLFAGFETTVNLIGNGVYALLRNPEQRARLQTSLAAGDSALLETGVEELLRYDGPVELATWRFATEPLALGGQDIAVGDPVLVVLAAADRDPERFPDPDALDLARSDNQHLGYGHGIHYCLGAPLARLEGQTALATLLTRLPDLRLAVDPSDLRWRGGLIMRGLRTLPVAWGSGDVPQGIKNSTPETI
- a CDS encoding nucleoside triphosphate pyrophosphohydrolase, which gives rise to MNAEAVEVPVGPGRIVLVTASHRVAPGLLSWPAWQTLHGADRVLCADGGHVQLPYLREAGVGVEIAAPTAQELVDACAGGRTVVVLAAGEGDRGLTDGLARMAGSGRVQMPDLELLPGSYDLPGARLLDLVQVMDRIRRECPWSSQQTHKGLAKYGIEEAYELVEAIEDGDRDELREELGDVLLQVVFHARIAQEASEEEGDEPFSIDDVAGTIVDKLIHRHPHVFGDEHAETPEDVKAHWLRTKAIEKQRDSVTDGIPLGQPGLALAAKLASRVRTAGLDVPLPSGDGEHAVGYELLAMAVRAEAHGQDPEAALRAAARAYRDAILAMENGA
- a CDS encoding alpha-2,8-polysialyltransferase family protein — protein: MTTQIFCAATQYAAATITAAIRAGLFGPREEHRRILVVSDTSPAPELGTPLDRMAGFEALRPEFDAVRSWNEAIRPHHPVGWSPRAQDNPLWEKALRLAWDLGDDRVEIACESIQANPSRAIAAIFADSPIHVYADGLMSYGPTRNRIPLPMSSRIKRLIHLELVPGLRPMLLSEYGVEPVAVPDPEFLSVLRGISAGVTVGEEPGTALVLGQYLSALDLISREEEEDLHLRMVRGAAALGHRTVAFKPHPSAPGDSTRALEKAADELGITLKVLREPVLAETLYQQARPELVVACFSTALLTAATFYGIPAARVGTELLLERIAPYQNSNRVPLTVVDALVPDLEHDERAGKVLDFGKDIGPLVRAVGYCMQSTFYPELRDEAQELLDGLPPAELPRYFKRRRLGSLGLPGGTRPRRGATVRKVVRRLR